The following proteins are co-located in the Ictalurus punctatus breed USDA103 chromosome 14, Coco_2.0, whole genome shotgun sequence genome:
- the LOC128634900 gene encoding protocadherin beta-16-like: protein MGVHVNARCWRRYVSVVILFSAMIHTSCTVTHYSIPEEMEEGSVVANLATDLGLDLDTLIKRKVRLDVIANKKYLDINKDKGELYILEKIDREHLCPPKTTTTCFLKMEVIVENPVRIFYIELEITDINDNNPHFRRDTIHLDILESTPAGERFSVSNAVDSDVGSNSVKTYYLSESDHFGIEIQSGRDGSKFADLILKKSLDREVQAIHNLILTAVDGGVPARSGTASIVVRVQDANDNAPKFDRESYTINVTENSPIGSLVVKLNATDLDEGSNSDITYSFGLYTSEKAQEAFGLSPDTGEIRVKETINYEDFRIYNMEIIAKDKGTNSLSGQCKVTIMITDMNDNHPEISVRSFSTPVKEDIAVDTVIAVISVSDKDSDENGQIDLHIPDNLPFVLKESSENYYELVVSEPLDREKVPEYDITFTVTDRGNPPLSDNETVTLELLDVNDNVPQFPQSFYTIQVMENNPPGALLSSLTAHDPDLHENQYLVYFIIEREIVNTSMSMLFSINPENGNLYALKTFDYEIEKEFLFHIEARDSGVPPLSSNVTVHIIIMDQNDNTPVIVSPWRAHGSVVEEKIPRSTDKGTLIAKVIAIDTDSVHNSRVTYQFLQNTDATLFSLDQYNGEIRTTRMFSYRDSRHQRLVVIAKDNGEPSLSATVTIKLSTVETALKSYAEMTEVPLEYDIFSDLNLYLVIGLGSVSFLLLITILVTIVLKCQKPKPSKAAPPCRNSVISERNSTIADSTLVSNDAYWYSLFLAETRKGKLVVRQPVPKGQRYIVSSIPRSTGMTETSDSAASTLQVIYFLINNINGNFIIQVMMFIN from the coding sequence ATGGGGGTTCATGTGAACGCGCGGTGCTGGAGAAGGTACGTCTCGGTGGTTATTTTATTCTCTGCCATGATTCACACGTCGTGTACTGTAACTCACTATTCTATCCCTGAAGAGATGGAGGAAGGATCCGTGGTTGCAAATTTAGCCACCGATTTAGGACTAGATTTAGATACTTTGATTAAACGGAAGGTTCGACTAGATGTTATTGCTAATAAGAAATATCTCgacataaacaaagacaaaggAGAGCTCTACATATTAGAAAAAATTGATCGTGAGCATCTGTGTCCGCCTAAAACAACAACgacttgttttttaaaaatggaagtgATTGTGGAGAATCCTGTGCGCATATTTTACATAGAATTAGAAATAACTGATATCAATGACAATAACCCTCATTTCCGACGCGACACTATTCATTTGGACATTTTGGAATCGACACCAGCAGGTGAAAGATTCTCTGTCAGCAATGCGGTGGATTCTGACGTTGGATCCAATTCGGTTAAAACATATTATCTAAGTGAAAGCGATCACTTTGGAATAGAGATACAGTCTGGCAGAGATGGGTCGAAATTTGCTgatttaattttgaaaaaatcttTAGACCGTGAAGTTCAAGCTATCCATAATCTGATACTTACTGCTGTGGATGGCGGAGTTCCTGCGCGCTCTGGTACAGCCAGCATTGTTGTTCGGGTGCAGGATGCAAATGACAACGCACCCAAGTTTGATCGGGAAAGCTATACCATCAATGTCACAGAGAACTCCCCTATAGGAAGTCTCGTGGTTAAACTAAATGCCACTGACTTAGATGAAGGCTCGAACTCAGATATTACATACTCTTTCGGCCTATATACGTCAGAAAAGGCACAAGAGGCTTTTGGATTAAGCCCAGACACTGGTGAGATAAGGGTTAAAGAAACGATCAATTATGAGGATTTCCGAATTTATAACATGGAAATTATAGCAAAGGATAAAGGTACTAATTCATTATCGGGACAGTGTAAAGTAACCATTATGATAACAGACATGAATGACAATCATCCAGAAATTTCAGTACGATCTTTTTCAACTCCTGTTAAAGAGGACATTGCTGTTGATACCGTTATAGCTGTGATTAGTGTCAGTGATAAAGATTCGGATGAAAATGGCCAAATTGATCTTCATATTCCTGACAATTTACCGTTTGTACTGAAAGAATCATCTGAGAATTATTACGAGCTCGTGGTATCCGAACCACTGGACCGTGAAAAAGTACCAGAATATGACATCACATTTACCGTTACTGACAGAGGAAACCCTCCGTTATCCGATAATGAAACTGTAACTCTAGAGCTGCTGGACGTTAACGACAATGTGCCACAGTTTCCACAATCATTTTATACGATACAGGttatggaaaataatccacctgGAGCTTTACTAAGTTCCCTCACTGCACACGACCCAGACCTCCATGAAAATCAGTATCTGGTTTATTTTATAATAGAAAGGGAAATAGTAAACACCTCCATGTCCATGCTGTTCTCCATTAATCCAGAGAATGGTAACCTTTACGCACTAAAGACGTTTGATTATGAGATAGAGAAGGAGTTTCTTTTCCATATTGAGGCCAGAGATTCTGGTGTTCCTCCACTCAGCAGTAACGTTACCGTCCACATTATTATCATGGACCAGAACGACAACACACCGGTTATAGTGTCTCCATGGCGCGCGCACGGCTCAGTGGTGGAAGAAAAAATACCGAGATCCACCGATAAAGGAACTCTTATAGCCAAAGTAATTGCTATAGACACAGACTCTGTACACAACTCCCGCGTTACGTACCAATTTCTCCAGAACACTGATGCTACATTATTCAGTTTGGACCAGTACAATGGAGAGATCCGGACCACCAGAATGTTCAGTTACAGAGACTCGCGCCACCAGCGGCTGGTGGTGATCGCCAAGGATAACGGAGagccctctctctctgctaCAGTCACCATCAAACTGTCCACGGTGGAGACGGCACTTAAAAGCTATGCTGAAATGACTGAAGTGCCTTTAGAATATGACATCttttcagatttaaatctgTATCTGGTAATCGGACTGGGCTCAGTGTCGTTTCTGTTACTGATCACCATATTGGTCACCATCGTGCTAAAGTGTCAGAAACCGAAACCCAGTAAAGCTGCTCCTCCCTGTAGGAACAGTGTGATCAGTGAGAGGAACTCTACCATTGCAGATTCCACTCTGGTCTCCAACGATGCCTACTGGTACAGTTTGTTTCTAGCAGAAACCAGGAAAGGAAAGCTGGTAGTTAGACAACCTGTGCCAAAAGGACAGAGATACATTGTGTCCAGTATACCGAGGAGCACAGGAATGAC